A window of Roseateles sp. XES5 genomic DNA:
ACGGCTGGCGCAGCCGAAGCCCAGGTCGTCGTTTCCTCGAAGATCGATACCGAAGGCGGTGTTCTCGGCAACATCATCCTCGCCGTACTGAATGCCAATGGCGTGCAGACGACGGACCGGGTGCAGCTCGGCGCAACGCCCGTCGTGCGCCAGGCGATCATCGCCGGCGAGATCGACATCTATCCGGAATATACCGGCAATGCCGCCTTCTTCTTCGAGAAGGCCGACGATCCGGCCTGGAAGGATGCGACCAAGGCCTTCGAGCTTGCCAAGACGCTCGACTATGACGCCAACAAGATCGTCTGGCTGACGCCGTCGCCGGCCAACAACACCTGGGCGATCGCGCTGCGCAAGGATGTCGCCGAACCGAACAAGCTGGTGACGCTGACCGACTTCGGCAAATACGTCGCCGGCGGCGGTCAGGTTGTGCTTGCCGCTTCGTCCGAATTCGTGAATTCGGCCGCCGCGCTTCCCGCCTTCCAGACGACCTACAGCTTTACCCTCAAGCCGGAACAGCTCATCACGCTGTCGGGTGGCGATACGGCCGCGACCATCGCGGCGGCCGCCAACCAGACGAACGGCGCAAATGCCGCCATGGTCTATGGCACGGATGGCGGCATCGCGCCGTCGGGCCTCGTCGTTCTGGAAGACGACAAGGGCGTACAGCCGGTCTATCAGCCCTCGCCGATCATCCGCGAGGCGGTGCTGAAGGCCAATCCGCAGATCGAGGAAATCCTCAAGCCCGTCTTCGAGAAGCTCGATCTCGTGACGCTGCAGGATCTCAACGGCCGCGTCCAGGTCGGCGGCGAGCCGGCCAAGGCCGTCGCCGAGGACTTCCTGAAGAAGAACGGCTTCATCAAGTAAGCTGCCTGCGCCCTTCGCCCGCCCGGGCGAAGGGCCATTCTCCCGAAAGGCGTTCATGACGGTGCGGATCGACAAGCTCGGCGTGGTGATCGCCGCATTGCTGGCTTACGGCGCCTTTCTGGCGCCGTTTGCACTGTTTCGGGCCAATCGCATCGTGCCCGGAGAGGCGAAGACGATCCTTGACGCGCTTCCCGGCGGTCTCGGCGCGGCGCTGCTCGGGCTCATCGCCCTTGCAATCGTGCTCATCGTTCTCAAGACGCCGACGATCCTGCGGCTGGTCCTCGGTCTCGTCGCGCTTCTCGCCCTTGCCATCCTGATCGGGCTTTCCGCCAGCCATCTGACGCCGCCGGAAAACACCTATGCCCGCGTTTCCCCCGCTTCCGGCTTCTGGCTGACGAGCTTCGCCTTCGCGCTTTTGACCGCGGATGCACTGGCGCGGCTGAAGCTTTCGGCCTATGCGCGCGTCGCGCTGCTGGCGGCCGTTGCCGCCGCGATTGCCGGGCTTCTGATGTCAGGCGCGTGGGACGGGCTGTCGATCCTCAAGGAATATGGCAGCCGGGCCGAAACCTTCTGGCTGGAGGCGGGCCGCCATGTCGTTCTGGCGCTCGGCTCGCTCGCCGCCGCCACGCTCGTCGGCCTGCCACTCGGCATCCTCTGCCATCGGGTGGAGGCGCTGCGGGCGGGTGTGCTCAACGGGCTGAACATTATCCAGACCATCCCCTCCATCGCCCTCTTCGGCCTTTTGATCGCGCCGCTCGGCTGGATCGCGCTGCATGTGCCGGGCGCGGCGGCCATCGGCATACGCGGCATCGGTGCGGCGCCGGCCTTCGTCGCGCTCTTCCTCTATTCGCTGCTGCCCGTCGTCGCCAATACGGTGGTCGGTCTTGCCGGCGTGCCGCGCGATGCAAACGACGCCGCCCGCGGCATCGGCATGACCGACCGCCAGCGGCTCTTCGGCGTCGAGCTGCCGCTCGCCTTCCCGGTCATCCTCACCGGCATCCGCATCGTGCTGGTGCAGAATATCGGCCTTGCCACCATCGCCGCGCTGATCGGCGGCGGCGGGTTCGGCGTCTTCGTCTTCCAGGGCATCGGCCAGACGGCCATGGACCTCGTGCTGCTCGGCGCGGTGCCGACCGTCGCGCTCGCCTTCGCCGCCGCCATCGTGCTCGATGCCGCGACGGAAATCTCCAGCAACAAACCCGGCAGGGCCGCATGATCGAGATCGAGACCATCACCAAGCGCTACGGCGACAACACCGTCGTCGACACCGTCTCGATGACCATCGCGCCGCGCACGATCACCGTCATCGTCGGCACGTCCGGCTCCGGCAAGACGACGCTGATGCGCATGATCAACCGCCTCGTCGAGCCGACCTCGGGCAAGATCCGCATCGACGGCGAGGACAACAGCGCCATTCCCGGCTACGAACTGCGCCGCCGCATCGGCTACGCCATCCAGGGCCACGGCCTCTTCCCGCATCGCACCGTGGCGGAAAACATCGCCACCGTGCCGACGCTGCTCGGCTGGGAGAAGAGCCGCATCGACGCCAAGGTGAAGGAGCTGCTTTCGCTGTTCCAGCTCGATCCCGCCGCCTTCGGCCCGCGTTATCCGCATGAACTCTCGGGCGGCCAGCAACAGCGCGTCGGCGTCGCCCGGGCGCTCGCCGCCGAGCCGAACATCCTTCTGATGGATGAACCCTTCGGCGCGCTCGACCCGGTCATCCGCGCCAAGGCCCAGGACGACCTCCTGGCGATCCAGAAGCACTTCGGAACCACCATCGTGCTTGTCACGCACGACATGGAGGAGGCGTTCCACCTCGCCGACAAGATCGCGGTAATGGACAAGGGCCGCATCGTGCAATACGCCGCGCCCGAGGAAATGCTGGTGAACCCGGCCACCGGCTTCGTCGAAACCCTGATCGGCGCCGGCGAGCGGCCTTTCCGATTGCTCTCCATCGGCACGGTGGGCGACGCCGTCGAAAACGGCACCGCCGAAGGCGAGCCGCTTGCGGCCGTGGCGAGCCAGCGCGACGCACTCTCCGCGCTGCTCTGGTCCGGCCGCGACGCGTTGCCTGTCGTCGGCGCCGATGGCGCGCTTATCGGCCGCGTCACGCTTGCCGGCCTTGCCCGCCGCGCCGCGAGGCCGCAATGAGGCGGTTTTTGCCCCATCTGCTCAGGCTTGCCGCGCTGGTCGTGCTGGTGACGTTCCTCGTCCAGCCCGCGCTTTTCGAGCCGCTGCTGAAGCCGCTCGTGCAGACCAATGCCCCGGCCGTCTACAATCAGGGCAGCCTCCTCTCCCTGACGCTGTCCCACCTCACCACGGTCTTCATCGCGACCCTTGCCGCGACCGTCGTGGCTGTCGGACTTGCCATTCTCGTCACGCGGCCGATCGGTGCGGAATTCCTGCCGTTGTCGCGCAGCCTGGTGAATATCGGCCAGACCTTTCCACCCGTCGCGGTGCTGGCGCTTGCCGTGCCCGCCGTCGGCTTCGGCGAGAAACCGACGCTGATCGCACTCTTTCTCTATGGCCTCCTGCCGATCTTCGAGAATGCCATGACCGGTCTTTCCACCCTGCCGCCGGCCATCGTCGAGGCGGCGCGCGGCACGGGCATGACCGCCTGGCAGCGACTGACCAAGGTGGAACTGCCGCTCGCCTTGCCGGTCATTCTCGCCGGCATCCGCCTTTCGGTGACGATCAGCCTTGCCACCGCGACCATCGGCTCGACGGTCGCGGCAAAGACGCTCGGCGAGGTCATCATCGCCGGCCTGCAATCCAACAATCTTGCCTTCGTGCTGCAGGGCGGCCTCGTCGTTGCGGTGCTGGCGGTGCTGATCTACGACGCCTTTTCCGCTCTCGAACGTGTGCTGGCGCGCCGGGCCGGGCGAGCCTAGAGCGCCCGCGGCGGAGGGGGCGGGCTCACTCCAGCACTCGGTCGCGGGGCTAAATTCTTTTGTTTTCGTTTGTCTTTTCGGAAAACCGGTTCCCACTTTTCCCTGACAAACTCTAGTCGTCGGTTTCGAGATCGTAGACGAGGATGCCGGCGATGCCGCCCTCCGCGGCGGCGACAAGCCGCGCGCCCGTCTGCTTGTGCTCCGGGTCTTCCAGATAGGCATCGCGGGAAAAGCTGTCGGCGAAGTCGACGATGAAGCCGTCGCTGAAGCCCTTGTCCATGCCCTCTTCCGGGCTGACATTGGTACCGATATGCACGGCGACCATGCCCGGCAGGCGGTCTTTCAGGGCGTCGATCTCGTTGAAGAGTTCGCTCTTGTAGGCGACAGAAATGGTCGGCTTGAAGCGGATGAAGACGCAGTGGCGGATCATGGCAGCCTCCTATCGGATGTTGGCGCGGGCGCGCGGTCGGACGTCGTTGCGCTCGTACTGGAAGACCTGGGCCGGCAGCGCCGGTAGGCCGCGGATGATGTCGGCGCCCTTCTCGCCCACCATGATGGTCGGCGCATTGGTGTTGCAGGAGGGAACGCGCGGCATGACGGAACTGTCGCAAACACGCAAGCCGTCAAGCCCGTGTACCTTCAGATCCAGCCCGACGACGGCATCCGCCCCCGTGCCCATCTTGCAGGTGCCGACAGGGTGATGGTCGGTCTTGGCATTGGCGCAGCCGTAGTCGAAGAGTTCCTCGTCGCTCATGACCTTCGGCCCCGGCAGGCGCTCGGCCATGACATAGGGCTTCAACGCGGCCTGCTGCATGATCTCGCGGGCGATCTTCAGGCCCTCGATCGACATTTTCCGGTCATGCGGGTCTTCCCAGTAGTTCGGGTCGATCAGCGGTGCGGCCGCGGGATCGGCGGAGGAAAGCCGCACCGTGCCCTTCGAGCGCGGATGCAGATAGGCGGAATTCAACGTCACGCCGGCATTCTTCAGTTTCTCCACGCCCGCCTCGATGCCCGAGCCGAGGCCGAGATGGAACTGGATGTCCGGCGAACGCGCCTCAGGATCGGCATACCAGAAACCGCCGGTCTCGAAGAGCGAGGAGGCGACGGGACCGGAGCGGAAGAGCACATATTGCAGGCCGGCCCAGAGCGTGCGGTGCAGTTTCGCCACCCCATCGTAGGTGTGGTCGCCGGTGCATTCCGAAATGACGAAGAGGTCGAGATGGTCCTGCATGTTCGAGCCGACGCCCGGCAGGTCGTGTTTCACCGTCACACCCACCGATCTCAGGTGATCGGCCGGGCCGATGCCGGATTGCTGCAGCAGCTTCGGCGAGCCGATGGCGCCGGAGGAGACGAGCACCTCGCGCTCAGCCCGGATTGTCTCGATGCCACGGCTCGTCACCACCTCGACGCCGACGGCGCGCGTGCCTTCCAGCACGATACGGGCAACGCGGGCGCCGGTGCGGATGGTGAGGTTCTTCCGCTCCTTGATCGGCGAGAGGTAGGAAAGCGAGGCGGAGGAGCGGCGGCGATTGCGCTGCGTAAGCTGGTAGAAGCCGACGCCCGCCTGCTGGCGGCCGTTGAAGTCGTGGTTGTAGGGAATGCCGAGTTCCTGGCCGGCGCGGATATAGGCGTCGCAGATCGGCAGCGCCGAGACTGGCATGGAGACGCCGAGCGGCCCGCCATAGGCATGATAGTCGTCGGCGAAACGCTGGTTGTCCTCGGCGCGCTTGAAGTAGGGCAGGATCTCGCGGTAGCTCCAGCCCTCGCAGCCGTCTTCGCTGGCCCAGAGGTCGTAGTCGGCAGCATTGCCCCGCGTATAGAGCTGCGCATTGATGGAGGAACCGCCGCCGATGACCTTGGCCTGCGTGTAGCGCAGCACGCGCCCCTTCATGTGCTTCTGCGGCACGGTCTCCCAGCCCCAACTCGCCACACCCTTGGTCATCTTGGCAAAGCCCGCCGGCATGTGAAACAGCGGGTTCCAGTCTCCGCCGCCGGCCTCCAGCAGCAGCACGCGGCGCCGCGGGTCGGCCGAGAGGCGGTTGGCCAGCAGGCAGCCGGCCGTGCCGGCGCCCACGATGATGTAGTCGTAGGTCATGCTCTGTCCTCAGATGTTCCTGTGCCGTGGCCGGAGCGCTTGCCCCTCATTGCCTGCCGGCACCTCCTCCCCGCGGGGAGACGAAAATTTGCCGCGTCCTCTGTCTCCCTCACGCCGCTCAGGGGGGAAGGTGGGGTGAGGCAACCCCGTCAAAGCCGCCCGATGGCAAGGCCCCCATCGAGATTGATTACCGAGCCCGTGGCGAAGGCGAATTTGCCGGTCGCCAGCGCTGCCGCGGCATTGCCGATGTCGCCCGGCTCGCCCCAGCGCTTCATCGGAACGAGGCCGCCTTCGATCAGCGTGTCGTATTTCGCGGAGACGCCGGCGGTCATTTCGGAGCGGATGATGCCGGGGCGGATTTCAAAGACGGAAATGCCGGTGTCCGCGAGCCGCAGCGCCAGTCCCTGGCTGAAGGCGGCAAGGCCGGCCTTGGTCACGCAGTAGTCGAGCCGTTCCGGTGAGGTGAGGCCGGCCGAGACGGAGGTGATGTTGATCACCGAGCGCGGTCCGGGAGCCTGCCCCGAGCGCAGCATGGTCTTCAGCACGGCCTGGGTGAAGAACACGGTGCCGCGTAGATTGGTGGCGACGATCGTGTCGAAATTTTCCGGCGCGAGATCGAGGAAATCGCCGCGCACGACGGAGGCGATACCGGCATTGTTGACGAGGCAGGCAATGGCGCCGAGCGCGTCCTCGATAGCCGCCACGGTCGCGGCATGGCCGGCGACGTCGGCAAGATCGGCCTTGAGGTAGAGTGCTCGTACGCCGTGCACCATGAGGTCGGCGAGCATGGCGTCGGTCGCGGCATCCGCCTCGCCGATGCCCGTTATGGCAATGTCGAAACCCTCGGCGGCGAGCGCCTTGGCGATGCCGAGGCCGATGCCGCGGCGGCCGCCGGTGACGATGGCGACGGGACGGGCTGAGGTCGTCATGCGGCAAGGTCCCTCGATTGGATGTGGTTTGCCACCCGCAGCGCCTGCGCGGCGACGGTCAGCGCGGGGTTCACCGCGGCCGAGGTCGGCAGGTAGGAGGCGTCGACCACGAAGAGGTTCGGATGATCATGGGCGCGGCACCAGATGTCGAGCGGCGCCGTGGCGGGATCGCTGCCGATGCGCACGGTGCCGCACTGGTGCGAGGGCGTGCGCTTGTCGAAGGCGCGGGCAAGCACCACCGGGAAGCCGGCCTTTTTCAGGGCGCCCTTCAGCCTGGCCACCAGATCGAGATGGGCCTGCCAGTTGGTGCGCGTCCATTTCATGACGATCCTGTCGCGGTCGACCATGATGCGGCTTTCGGGATGCGGCAGGTCCTCGCTCATCGCGTAGAAATCGATGGTGTGGCCGGCCACCTGCTCCAGCAGCCATTCCGGCACGGAGGGCATGTTGGCCTTCAGAATCCTGCCGGAGACGCGGCCGAGAAGCTGCACATTGCCGAGCGGCGGGCCGCCATTGCCATCAGAGAGGTAATAGTCGTTGAAGCCGAAACTCTTCTGGTAGACGGAGTCGTTCCGATAGAAGGGCGAGAGGCCGATCACGGCGCTCGAATTGTGGTTCATGAAGTTGCGGCCGACCTGGTCGGAGCTGTTGGCAAGCCCCTTCGGAAAGGCTTCCGAGGCCGAACGCAGCAGTAGCACCGCCGATTGCACCGCGCCGGCCGAAAGGATCACCAGCTTCGGCGACAGGCTCTCCGCCGTCTCGCCGCGCTTGTAGTGCACGGTCGAAATGCTGCGACCATGCGGGGCCGTGGCAAGCCGCGTCACCTGGCAATGGGTGCGCAGTTCGACATTCGAATGTTTCAGTGCCTCGGCCAGCGCCGTGCTTTCCGCATCCATCTTGCCGTCGTTGCTGTTGGGATGGGCGTCCCAGGGCGTCTTCGCCTTGGTGAGCCAGCGGTCGATATCGACGCCGAGGGGAAGGGAATAGGGGTGCAGCCCGCTCGCCTTCATCCTCGCGCGGACCTTCGCGATGGCCGGCTCGTCCGGCACGGGCGGGAAGGGGTAGGGGGCGGAATGGTGCGGCTCGGTCGGATCCTCGCCGAGCGCGCCGCGCACGTTGTAGAGTTTCTCCGCCGCCGAGTACCAGGGCTCGAGTTCCTCATAGGCAAAGGGCCATGCGGGGGAGATGCCGTCACGGTGATGCATTTCCTCGAAATCCTCGCGGCGATAGCGCACCAGCACCGCACCGTAGAATTTCGAGTTGCCGCCGACATTGTAGTAGTTGCCGGGATTGAAGGCCGTGCCGTCAGCCTCGTACCACATCTCCTTCGGACGGAAATGGCCGCGCTGGAAGATGGCGCGCTGGTCGCGGTTTTCCGGGCGGTCGGGCAGGTGGTCGCCCGCTTCGAGGATGACGATCCTCGCCCCGGTCGGGGCGAGCGCGGCGGCCATGGTAGAGCCGCCGATGCCCGATCCGATGATGACGATGTCCGGCTGCGTGGTCATTTCAAATCCCGGTCAAATCTCAGGCGATACGAAGCTGGCTGGCGGGGTTGAAGAACACCGCCTTGTCGAGGTTGAAGGCAAGACGCGCCGTCTGGCCGGCGGCGATGCGCACGTCGGCGCGAAGCCGCGCGACGATCTCCTTGCCGCCGAGATGGGTGACGGCGAAGGTATCGGCGCCGGCGGGCTCCACCACCTCGATCAGGCAGTCGCCTTCGGCCACGGTGCGGGCATTGCGGTCGGCACCATCCGGGTCGGTCAACGCCTCCGGGCGGATGCCGAAGATGACCTCCTTGCCGCTATAGGCGGACAGGCTGCCCGGCGCGTTCGGCACGGCGAGCACCAGCGGCTCGGCCTGTTGGCGGGCAAGCGAGACGGCAAGGCCGGAACCGTTCTGCTCGACCTTGCCCTTCAGGAAGTTCATGGTGGGCGAGCCGATGAACTCGGCCACGAAGCGGGTGGCCGGGCGGCTGTAGATCTCCTCGGGCGTGCCGAACTGCTGCACCAGGCCGTCCTTCATCACCGCGATGCGGTCGCCCAGGGTCATGGCTTCCACCTGGTCGTGGGTGACATAGACCGTGGTCGTGCGGGTGCGCTGGTGCAGCAGCTTGATCTCGGCCCGCATCTCGATGCGCAGCTTGGCGTCCAGATTGGACAGGGGCTCGTCGAAGAGAAAGAGCTTGGGATCGCGCGCCAGGGCCCGGCCCATGGCCACGCGCTGGCGCTGGCCGCCCGAAAGCTGGCCGGGCTTGCGGTCCAGCAGATGACCGATCTGCAGCATCTTGGCCACCCGCTGCACCGTCTGCTCGCGCTGCGCGCGCGGCACCTTGCGCATCTCCAGGCCGAAGGCGATGTTCTGCGCCACATTCATGTTCGGGTAGAGCGCGTAGCTCTGGAACACCATGGCGATGTCACGCTTGGAAGGATGCAGGCCCGCGACCGAGCGCCCGTCGATGGCGATATCGCCGGAGCTGATCGGCTCGAGGCCGGCGATGGTGTTGAGCAGGGTGGACTTGCCGCAGCCGGAGGGGCCGACGAGCACGAGGAAACCGCCTTGTTCGATCTCCAGGTTGATGTCCTTGAGGATTTCGAGCGCGCCGTAGGACTTGCGCAGGTTGCTGATCTTCAGGAACGACGTATTCGAGGAAGACATGGGCGTTATCCTTTCACGGCGCCGGACATCAGGCCGCGCACGAAATAGCGTCCGGAGACGATGTAGACGATAAGGGTGGGCAGGGCCGCGAGGATCGCGCCGGCAAAGTGAACGTTGTATTCCTTCACGCCCGTCGAGGAGGAGACGAGGTTGTTGAGCGCCACCGTCATCGGCGTCGTGTCCGCGCCGGAGAAGGAGGCGCCAAACAGGAAATCGTTCCAGATATTCGTGAACTGCCAGATGACCGAGACGACGATGATCGGACCGGAAGACGGCAGCAGGATGCGGTAGAAGATCTGGAAGAAGCTTGCCCCGTCGATCTGCGCCGCGCGCACCAGCTCCGTCGGGAAGTTCTCATAGTAGTTGCGGAAATAGAGCGTCGTGAAGCCGATGCCGTAGACCACATGCACGAGGATGAGGCCCCAGAGCGAGCCGGCAAGCCCGAGCGAGCCGAGAATGCGTGCCATCGGGATCAGCACGATCTGGAACGGGATGAAGCAGGACAGCAGCAGCAGGCCGAAGAAGACGTTCGAGCCCTTGAACTGCCATTTCGTCAGCACGTAACCGTTCAGCGCGCCGATGATGGTGGAGATCGCGACGGCCGGCACGACCATCAGGATCGAGTTGATGAAGAAGGGGCGAAGGCCGGTCGGCTGCACGCCGATCTGCGCGGTCGACCAGGCGGAAAGCCAGGGTTCGATCGTCCATTGCTGCGGCAGGTTCAGCATGCCGCCCTGGCGGATTTCCTCCAGCGGCTTCAGCGAGTTCACCAGCATCACGTAGAGCGGCAGCAGGTAGTAGAAGGCGAAGAGGATGAGCGCGGTGTAGATGAGGGCGCGCGTCAGCTTGCCGTGCGTGATGATGTTGTCGGGGTTTTGCGCGCTCATCGGCCTTTGCCTCCGCGGATTTCGGAATAGAGGTAGGGGATGATGATCGAGAAGATCATGACCAGCATGATGATCGCCGAGGAGGCGCCGATGCCCATCTGGTTGCGGGTGAAGGTGTAGGAATACATGAAGGTCGCCGGCAGTTCGGTCGCCTGGCCGGGGCCGCCGCCGGTCAGCGCCACGACGAGGTCGTAAGCCTTGATGGCAAGGTGTGCGAGCACGACGAAGGCGGAGAGGAAGACCGGGCGCATCAGCGGGATGATGATGCGACGATAGATGGTGGCGGTCGTCGCCCCGTCGATCTGCGCGGCCTTGATGATTTCGTTGTCGACGCCGCGAAGGCCGGCGAGGAACATCGCCATGACGAAGCCGGAGGACTGCCAGACTGCAGCGATGACCACGCAGTAGATGGCGTAGTTGCGGTCCTTGATCCAGTTGAAGGCGAAGTTTTCCCAGCCCCACAGATGCATGGTGTTCTCGAGCCCGATGCCGGGGTCGAGGAACCACTTCCAGGCGGTGCCCGTCACGATGAAGGAGAGCGCCATCGGGTAGAGGTAGATGGGCCGCAGGATGCCTTCGGCGCGGATCTTCTGGTCGAGCAGGATGGCGAGCGCCAGGCCCAGCACCGAGCAGATGACGATATAGAGCGAGGCGAAGATGGCGAGGTTGGAGATCGCCCGCCACCAGTGCGGCAGCGCCCAGAGCTTGGAATAGTTGCTCAGCCCCACGAAATTGTAGGAGGGCAGCATCTTGCTGTCCGTCAGCGACAGGAAGCCCGTATAGGCGATGAAGCCGTAGACGAAGACGAGCACGATGAGGAAACTGGGTGCCAGCACGAGCTTCGGCAGAAGCTCCTGCAGCCGGCTTCGGCTATCCATGGTCGTTACCACCGTTGTTCATGTGTTTGTCGGCGGCGGGGCCTTTGCCCCTCATCCGCCTGCCGGCACCTTCTCCCCGCAGGCGGGGAGAAGGACATATGCCGTGACCTCTCCGTCTCCCCCTCCCCGTTTGCGGGGAGGGGGCCGGGGGGAGGAGCAGCCTCTTCCGCTTACTTCGCGGCCTCGACGGCAGCCTTCAGTTCCGTCACGGCTTCCTCGGAGGAAAGCTCGCCGTTGAACTGGCGGGTCACGACGTCATAGATCGCGTTCTTGACCGAAGCCGGGTTGGCGTGGCCATGGGCCATGGAGCCGAACAGCGTGCCGTTGGTGTTGGCTTCGGCGAGGTCCTTGATGGCCTTCTTGCCGCAATCGTCGAAGGCCTCGTCCGAGACGTCCGTGCGGGCCGGGGCGGAGCCCTTGACCACGTTGAAGGCCGACTGGAAGGCCGGGCTTTCGATGGCCGAGGCCATGGTCAGCTGGGCCGGAACCTTTTCGGCGGCGACCTTGAACATCGCGAACTGGTCGGAGTTGAAGGTTACGGAGCCCTGCGTGCCGGGGAAGCGCATGCAGACGAAGTCGCCGCCCGGCTTCTTGCCGGCCTTGATGAACTCGCCCTTTG
This region includes:
- a CDS encoding carbohydrate ABC transporter permease codes for the protein MDSRSRLQELLPKLVLAPSFLIVLVFVYGFIAYTGFLSLTDSKMLPSYNFVGLSNYSKLWALPHWWRAISNLAIFASLYIVICSVLGLALAILLDQKIRAEGILRPIYLYPMALSFIVTGTAWKWFLDPGIGLENTMHLWGWENFAFNWIKDRNYAIYCVVIAAVWQSSGFVMAMFLAGLRGVDNEIIKAAQIDGATTATIYRRIIIPLMRPVFLSAFVVLAHLAIKAYDLVVALTGGGPGQATELPATFMYSYTFTRNQMGIGASSAIIMLVMIFSIIIPYLYSEIRGGKGR